One window of the Amycolatopsis mediterranei genome contains the following:
- a CDS encoding transposase: MRGTHGGPAGRVEEGADRTIVRDRVRHRSRAAERSSCTAPLDVVRLAPGDDVATVTAAQVRGVVNRLIVGGHRQSGDPDILLVAGAGYVGPRASHVLADLPIVVLVRMRSDRVLRRPAPPHPPGTMGRPRRHGGEFAFGDPSTWAEPEVAGRTKTRLYGPAHARAWDPAGTSTVQTDSRSLHRAGTEARDEEGKVLTPLANDASFTAN; this comes from the coding sequence GTGCGCGGCACGCATGGGGGACCGGCCGGCCGCGTCGAGGAGGGCGCCGACCGGACCATCGTGCGGGATCGGGTAAGGCACCGGAGTCGGGCGGCCGAGCGCAGTTCCTGCACCGCGCCGCTGGACGTGGTGAGGCTCGCGCCCGGTGACGATGTCGCAACCGTGACCGCGGCCCAGGTGCGTGGTGTGGTGAATCGCCTGATCGTCGGGGGACATCGGCAGTCCGGGGATCCGGACATCCTGCTGGTCGCCGGCGCCGGCTACGTCGGACCTCGCGCGTCCCATGTCCTGGCCGATCTGCCGATCGTTGTGCTGGTGCGGATGCGCTCGGACCGGGTGCTGCGCCGTCCCGCGCCACCACATCCGCCCGGCACCATGGGCCGGCCTCGCCGCCACGGCGGCGAGTTCGCCTTCGGTGACCCGAGCACCTGGGCTGAACCGGAGGTCGCCGGCCGAACCAAGACCCGGCTCTACGGTCCGGCCCACGCCCGGGCATGGGACCCGGCCGGGACGTCCACCGTTCAGACCGATAGCCGGTCGTTGCACCGGGCCGGCACGGAGGCCCGGGACGAAGAGGGGAAGGTGTTGACCCCCTTGGCTAATGACGCTAGCTTTACGGCGAACTGA
- a CDS encoding alpha/beta fold hydrolase, whose translation MTENLDIAGNTLAYEVTGEGPLVVLAHGLGDSRHSYRFLAPALAAQGYRVANVDIRGCGDSSLGWDGYSRTDIAGDLVALIRHLGGPAVIIGQSISGGAATIAAATAPEVIAGIIELAPFTRAQPFDLGGLLRVKRFRAGYTQMAQVIMRGRVENWLKYLDVALPVKPADWDGELARIETKLREPGRMKVLQAMCKTSPADAGAQLPHVSCPVLIIEGSADPDWADPRAEGEKIIADLPQGLGELAVIEGAGHYPHVQTPDQVVALARPFLDRTLTRA comes from the coding sequence ATGACCGAGAACCTGGACATCGCCGGCAACACCCTCGCCTACGAGGTGACGGGAGAGGGGCCCCTCGTCGTGCTGGCGCACGGCCTCGGCGACAGCCGCCACTCCTACCGCTTCCTCGCCCCGGCCCTGGCCGCGCAGGGTTACCGGGTCGCCAACGTCGACATCCGCGGTTGTGGTGACTCCAGCCTCGGCTGGGACGGGTACAGCCGCACCGACATCGCCGGCGACCTGGTCGCCCTCATCCGCCACCTCGGGGGCCCGGCCGTGATCATCGGCCAGTCGATCAGTGGGGGCGCCGCGACCATCGCGGCCGCCACCGCGCCCGAGGTGATCGCCGGCATCATCGAACTGGCGCCGTTCACCCGCGCGCAGCCCTTCGACCTCGGCGGGCTGCTGCGGGTCAAGCGCTTCCGGGCCGGCTACACCCAGATGGCCCAGGTCATCATGCGAGGCAGAGTCGAGAACTGGCTGAAGTACCTCGATGTGGCGTTGCCGGTCAAGCCCGCCGACTGGGACGGCGAGCTGGCCCGCATCGAGACGAAGCTGCGCGAGCCGGGCCGGATGAAGGTCCTGCAGGCGATGTGCAAAACCAGCCCCGCCGACGCCGGGGCGCAGCTGCCCCACGTCAGCTGCCCCGTCCTGATCATCGAGGGCAGCGCCGACCCCGACTGGGCCGACCCCCGCGCCGAGGGCGAGAAGATCATCGCCGACCTGCCGCAAGGCCTCGGTGAACTGGCGGTCATCGAAGGGGCCGGGCACTACCCGCACGTCCAGACACCCGATCAGGTCGTCGCACTGGCCCGGCCTTTCCTGGACAGGACGTTGACTCGTGCCTAG
- a CDS encoding TetR/AcrR family transcriptional regulator, which translates to MPRAGLTPATVTEAAAALADEIGFAQLSMGLLAERLGVKTPSLYKHVASQADLVHRIAVQAANELADTIRDATQGRAGSDAFAAGARAMRAYVKHHPGRYAAGNAARPTGPDDPLIAALDRVLASWAAMVHGYGIDPGQKIHVLRMVRTMLHGFATLEVASGFQIDVGVEDSFTWMIDFIDHGLQSLDDSPRSPADSTILHEELPNP; encoded by the coding sequence GTGCCTAGGGCCGGGCTCACCCCGGCCACGGTCACCGAGGCCGCTGCCGCACTGGCCGACGAAATCGGGTTCGCCCAGCTCAGCATGGGCCTGCTCGCCGAGCGGCTCGGCGTCAAGACTCCCTCGCTCTACAAGCACGTCGCCAGCCAGGCCGACCTCGTCCACCGCATCGCGGTCCAGGCCGCGAACGAGCTCGCCGACACCATCCGCGACGCGACCCAGGGGCGGGCGGGCAGTGACGCCTTCGCCGCCGGCGCGCGAGCGATGCGGGCGTATGTGAAGCACCACCCCGGCCGGTACGCCGCGGGCAACGCCGCCCGCCCGACCGGACCCGACGACCCGCTCATCGCGGCGCTCGACCGGGTGCTCGCCTCCTGGGCGGCGATGGTGCACGGCTACGGGATCGATCCCGGTCAGAAGATCCACGTTCTGCGGATGGTGCGCACCATGCTGCACGGGTTCGCGACACTGGAAGTGGCCAGCGGATTCCAGATCGACGTGGGTGTCGAGGACAGCTTCACCTGGATGATCGACTTCATCGACCACGGCCTGCAGTCCCTGGACGACTCACCCCGCTCCCCCGCGGATTCCACGATCCTTCATGAGGAGTTGCCAAATCCGTGA
- a CDS encoding low temperature requirement protein A: MNAPNIAGEPEDARTERHASWTELFFDLVAVAGVAALAHVLGSEPDAAALGLYTLLFLAFWLSWTTFMLYSNVTAGKTRVIRLMIGMFGLGVMVASVPGVAHSVLGHDGDTHPPTVFAIAYIATRIYGSRSWRKGEVLLDFPVVQYSTGLLPWIASIWVPGRWMLALWAVGIGLDLLLILAVSGNKLLKQAQAAFTARAGIRHQPVHGVRREGTLPAIHGVSVHPAHFSERLGLFVIIVLGESVVQVIGAAADAHYDVGVLATGLASFVLLAGMFGLSVVFGYAGLPHLRAGRIPARAALGLHCMVSGVVATVAVSLSAVMKHGSDPLPEQGRWLLCGAVATYFALGVVTGVVSHSSDLQRTISRIVTGIVVPLLLGLFATGAGGRTLVICMASVVLAHLWFERRLAPIADGA; this comes from the coding sequence GTGAACGCCCCGAACATCGCCGGCGAACCCGAGGACGCAAGGACCGAGCGGCACGCAAGCTGGACGGAACTGTTCTTCGACCTGGTGGCCGTGGCCGGCGTGGCAGCCCTGGCACACGTACTCGGGTCCGAACCGGACGCCGCGGCGCTCGGTCTCTACACGCTGCTGTTCCTGGCCTTCTGGCTGTCGTGGACGACCTTCATGCTGTACAGCAACGTCACGGCCGGGAAGACCCGCGTGATCCGGCTGATGATCGGGATGTTCGGTCTCGGGGTGATGGTCGCGTCCGTGCCGGGCGTGGCGCATTCGGTGCTCGGCCACGACGGCGACACCCACCCACCGACCGTCTTCGCGATCGCCTACATCGCCACACGCATCTACGGCTCCCGGTCGTGGCGCAAAGGCGAAGTACTACTGGACTTCCCGGTCGTGCAGTACTCGACGGGACTTCTGCCCTGGATCGCGTCGATCTGGGTTCCCGGCCGCTGGATGCTGGCGCTCTGGGCGGTCGGGATCGGCCTCGATCTGCTGCTGATCCTGGCCGTGTCCGGGAACAAGCTCCTCAAGCAGGCCCAGGCGGCATTCACCGCGCGAGCCGGTATCCGGCACCAGCCAGTGCACGGCGTGCGCCGCGAGGGAACCCTACCTGCGATCCACGGGGTGTCGGTCCATCCGGCGCACTTCTCCGAGCGACTCGGGCTCTTCGTGATCATCGTGCTCGGCGAATCGGTGGTGCAGGTCATCGGCGCCGCGGCCGACGCGCACTACGACGTCGGCGTACTGGCCACCGGACTCGCATCGTTCGTGTTGCTGGCCGGCATGTTCGGCTTGTCCGTCGTCTTCGGATACGCCGGCTTGCCACACCTGCGGGCCGGGCGGATCCCCGCTCGTGCCGCCCTCGGCTTGCACTGCATGGTCAGCGGCGTCGTGGCCACGGTGGCGGTGTCGCTCTCGGCGGTGATGAAGCACGGGTCCGATCCGCTGCCCGAGCAGGGCCGTTGGCTGCTGTGCGGCGCCGTCGCGACGTACTTCGCCCTCGGTGTGGTCACCGGTGTCGTCAGCCACAGCTCTGATCTGCAGAGGACGATTTCGCGGATCGTCACCGGCATCGTGGTCCCGCTTCTGCTCGGCTTGTTCGCCACCGGTGCCGGCGGCCGGACGTTGGTGATCTGCATGGCCTCGGTGGTGCTCGCCCACCTCTGGTTCGAACGGCGTCTCGCGCCGATCGCGGACGGTGCCTGA
- a CDS encoding alpha/beta hydrolase translates to MTLAISAALATGAGAVTPPAGPDSDSAATPVLDWAPCQGENGPLNYDCATARVPLSYQDPAGPQISLALAKRPATDPQHKIGTVFTNPGGPGSGGRIPPRLQPVVSARFDIIGFDPRGTHDSTPVTCSDDPADDATLSPVFPVTEADEATAIRRVGDVTARCAQHAGPLLGHMSTANVARDLDLLRRAVGDQQLNYVGTSYGTHLGEVYANLFPQRVRAVVLDGVLQPEEWTTGRLPGQRSEPYTYRIGSYLGAQTALNTVLRECAAHPQCKFGEPGATEQSLHRKYDDLLATVHRGPVTLTDPGGETDQITYQDLVNRMLSGLYNPDAAADLTPYLQMVYLAAQHPATPTPAHVPVPAPPRFSHADETSATTAQQDEPQNAFNTWFNAVACTDSDNPRDPQAVGRYARLAEPAAPGFASAWVYRSLPCASWPVTDPDRYTGPWNRPTANPVLLVGNRLGDPATPYEDAVSTSHLLGRARLLTVDTAGHGVAYDGRSHCVDTWLDGYLVSLTLPPERTVCAADRGPFDPQTTAR, encoded by the coding sequence GTGACCTTGGCAATCTCGGCGGCCCTGGCCACAGGGGCGGGCGCTGTGACGCCACCGGCCGGCCCGGACTCCGACAGCGCCGCCACACCCGTACTCGACTGGGCTCCTTGCCAGGGCGAAAACGGGCCACTGAACTACGACTGCGCCACCGCCCGGGTGCCACTGTCCTACCAGGACCCGGCCGGTCCGCAGATCTCCCTGGCGCTGGCCAAACGGCCCGCTACGGACCCGCAGCACAAGATCGGCACCGTGTTCACCAACCCCGGCGGTCCCGGCAGCGGCGGCCGGATCCCGCCGCGGCTGCAGCCGGTGGTGAGCGCCCGCTTCGACATCATCGGGTTCGACCCGCGCGGCACCCATGACTCCACCCCGGTCACCTGTTCCGATGACCCGGCCGACGACGCGACGCTGAGCCCGGTCTTCCCGGTCACCGAAGCCGACGAGGCCACGGCGATCCGGCGGGTCGGCGACGTCACCGCGCGCTGCGCGCAGCACGCCGGGCCGCTGCTGGGGCACATGTCCACCGCGAACGTGGCCAGGGACCTGGACCTGCTGCGCCGCGCCGTCGGCGACCAGCAGCTGAACTACGTCGGCACGTCCTATGGAACACACCTGGGTGAGGTGTACGCCAACCTGTTCCCCCAGCGGGTGCGGGCCGTGGTGCTCGACGGCGTGCTGCAACCCGAGGAGTGGACCACCGGCCGGCTGCCGGGGCAGCGCAGCGAGCCCTACACCTACCGGATCGGCTCGTACCTCGGTGCCCAGACTGCGCTGAACACCGTGCTACGCGAATGCGCGGCCCACCCGCAATGCAAGTTCGGCGAGCCCGGCGCCACAGAGCAGAGCTTGCACCGCAAGTACGACGATCTGCTGGCCACCGTGCATCGAGGACCGGTCACCCTCACTGATCCCGGCGGCGAGACAGACCAGATCACCTACCAAGACCTGGTCAACCGGATGCTGTCCGGGCTCTACAACCCGGACGCCGCCGCAGATCTGACCCCTTACCTGCAGATGGTGTACCTCGCCGCCCAGCACCCGGCCACGCCCACACCCGCGCACGTCCCGGTGCCGGCTCCGCCACGGTTCTCCCACGCCGACGAGACCAGCGCCACGACCGCGCAGCAGGACGAGCCGCAAAATGCGTTCAATACCTGGTTCAACGCCGTCGCCTGCACGGACTCCGACAACCCTCGCGATCCGCAGGCGGTCGGCCGCTACGCCCGACTGGCCGAGCCGGCCGCGCCAGGCTTCGCCTCGGCTTGGGTCTACCGCTCGTTGCCGTGCGCGAGCTGGCCGGTGACCGACCCCGACCGGTACACCGGCCCGTGGAACCGGCCGACCGCCAACCCGGTGCTGCTCGTGGGAAACCGGCTCGGCGACCCCGCGACACCGTACGAGGACGCCGTCTCCACCAGCCATCTGCTCGGCCGGGCTCGTCTGCTCACTGTGGACACCGCCGGGCACGGTGTCGCCTACGACGGCCGAAGCCACTGCGTGGACACTTGGCTCGACGGCTACCTGGTCAGCCTGACCCTGCCTCCGGAGCGCACAGTCTGCGCCGCTGACCGCGGGCCCTTCGACCCACAAACCACCGCGCGCTGA